The following coding sequences lie in one Natronorubrum tibetense GA33 genomic window:
- a CDS encoding AMP-binding protein, producing MIDSDILTAHGLLHQACTKYASRSLATVGGETMTYGEAWNRGGKLARVLSERGLEKGDFVGIMMSNRLDYFTANFACVRGGFVNVPMNDMLTRDEFSYMLADSGARGVVVGPDFTDTIEELRSDLPDLETVIAVDESPPDGQLPLDTALNEAGDVALNVSIDPGDLLRLSYTGGTTGRPKGARHTHRLIAMDMLAHVIAFEIRDGESMLISTPLPHAAGYIHLGALTQGAHLTVTPGFDPGEFLALLDDEPITWTFLVPTMIYRMLDHDAVADANVSTLDTLVYGAAPISEERLTEAIAAFGDVFIQAYGQTEMPNVGMVLPKVDHEPGADCVQSCGRPATMVDAEIAEVEHGRIESILDRGGVGELIMRSPYVMDGYHDKPEQTAETLVDGWLLTGDIARMDEEGYVYLLDRANDVIVSGGMNVYTTEVEDALERHPDLNLVAVIGVPHDDWGEAVHAVVETESDNIDSSDILAFADTHLANYKKPKSVEFRDKIPTTPYGKVDKKVLREPHWENVDRNIH from the coding sequence ATGATCGACAGTGACATCCTGACAGCGCACGGACTGCTTCACCAGGCCTGTACGAAGTACGCGTCGCGTTCGCTCGCCACGGTCGGCGGCGAAACGATGACTTACGGCGAGGCGTGGAACCGCGGCGGGAAACTGGCACGAGTGTTGTCCGAGCGCGGGCTCGAGAAAGGCGACTTTGTCGGCATCATGATGTCGAATCGGCTAGATTATTTCACTGCGAACTTCGCCTGCGTTCGCGGCGGCTTCGTGAACGTTCCGATGAACGATATGCTGACGAGAGACGAATTCTCGTATATGCTCGCCGATTCGGGGGCACGGGGTGTGGTCGTGGGTCCGGATTTCACCGACACGATCGAGGAATTGCGATCCGATCTCCCTGACCTCGAGACGGTAATCGCCGTCGACGAGAGCCCGCCGGACGGACAGCTCCCGCTCGACACCGCCCTCAACGAGGCCGGCGATGTCGCGCTCAACGTGTCTATCGATCCGGGTGACCTCCTGCGACTGTCCTACACCGGCGGAACGACCGGCCGGCCGAAGGGGGCGCGGCACACGCATCGACTCATCGCGATGGACATGCTCGCCCACGTCATCGCGTTCGAAATCCGCGACGGCGAATCGATGCTCATCTCGACACCGCTTCCTCACGCGGCCGGATACATCCACCTGGGTGCATTGACACAGGGGGCGCATCTCACCGTCACCCCGGGGTTCGATCCAGGAGAGTTCCTCGCGTTGCTGGACGACGAACCGATCACCTGGACGTTTCTGGTACCGACGATGATCTACCGGATGCTCGACCACGACGCGGTGGCCGACGCGAACGTATCGACCCTCGACACTCTCGTCTACGGTGCTGCACCCATCTCAGAGGAGCGTCTGACAGAGGCGATCGCCGCGTTCGGCGACGTGTTCATCCAGGCCTACGGCCAGACGGAGATGCCGAACGTCGGAATGGTCCTCCCGAAAGTCGATCACGAACCGGGCGCAGACTGCGTCCAGTCCTGCGGGCGTCCCGCGACGATGGTCGACGCCGAAATCGCCGAGGTCGAACACGGGCGGATCGAGTCGATCCTCGACCGGGGCGGGGTCGGCGAACTGATCATGCGTTCTCCCTACGTAATGGACGGCTACCACGACAAACCGGAACAGACTGCGGAGACGCTCGTCGACGGCTGGCTCCTGACCGGCGATATCGCCCGAATGGACGAAGAGGGGTACGTCTACCTGCTCGACCGCGCCAACGACGTCATCGTCTCGGGCGGAATGAACGTCTACACCACCGAAGTAGAGGACGCTCTCGAACGCCATCCCGATCTGAACCTCGTCGCCGTCATCGGCGTCCCGCACGACGACTGGGGAGAGGCGGTTCACGCCGTCGTTGAGACCGAGAGCGACAACATCGATTCCAGCGACATACTGGCGTTCGCCGACACTCATCTTGCCAATTACAAGAAACCGAAGAGCGTCGAGTTCCGCGACAAGATTCCGACGACACCCTACGGAAAGGTGGACAAGAAGGTCCTCCGTGAGCCACACTGGGAAAACGTCGACAGGAATATCCATTGA